In Kitasatospora sp. NA04385, a single genomic region encodes these proteins:
- a CDS encoding response regulator transcription factor produces MRLLLVEDDDRVAAALVAVLSRHGFQVRHARSGHEALDALVPDGSDPYRVVLLDLGLPDRDGFEVCSRIRAGSGVPVIMVTARADIRSRIHGLNLGADDYVVKPYDMGELLARIHAVARRGTPRPTEEHGPEPAGPLASRGIEIDRERRRVSVEGRDVPLTRKEFDLLALLAQSPGVVYRREQIFSEVWRSGWEGNGRTLEVHIGSLRTKLGLPGLVEAVRGVGYRLTPDQPESGDGTAPGSGPAER; encoded by the coding sequence ATGCGCCTGCTCCTGGTCGAGGACGACGACCGCGTGGCCGCCGCCCTGGTCGCGGTGCTGAGCCGGCACGGCTTCCAGGTCCGGCACGCCCGCAGCGGCCACGAGGCCCTGGACGCGCTCGTCCCGGACGGCAGCGACCCGTACCGGGTGGTGCTGCTCGACCTCGGGCTGCCCGACCGGGACGGCTTCGAGGTGTGCAGCCGCATCCGGGCCGGCAGCGGCGTACCGGTGATCATGGTGACCGCGCGGGCCGACATCCGCTCCCGCATCCACGGCCTCAACCTCGGCGCCGACGACTACGTGGTCAAGCCCTACGACATGGGCGAGCTGCTGGCCCGGATCCACGCGGTGGCCCGCCGCGGCACCCCCAGGCCCACCGAGGAGCACGGCCCCGAACCGGCCGGACCGCTCGCCTCCCGCGGCATCGAGATCGACCGCGAGCGCCGCCGGGTCAGCGTCGAGGGCCGCGACGTCCCGCTCACCCGCAAGGAGTTCGACCTGCTGGCGCTGCTCGCCCAGAGCCCCGGCGTGGTCTACCGGCGCGAGCAGATCTTCAGTGAGGTCTGGCGCTCCGGCTGGGAGGGCAACGGCCGCACCCTGGAGGTGCACATCGGCTCGCTGCGCACCAAGCTCGGCCTGCCCGGCCTGGTCGAGGCCGTCCGCGGCGTCGGCTACCGGCTGACCCCCGACCAGCCGGAGAGCGGCGACGGCACCGCCCCCGGCAGCGGCCCGGCGGAGCGCTGA
- a CDS encoding amino acid ABC transporter permease, translated as MGIPFEDGNFSLFARGFLGTLELSALSALFALLLGFVLAAFRVSPVPVLRAFGTAWVTIFRNTPLTLMFFAVTFVLPRLDVHISSFTAAVAALSIYTGSFVCEVLRAGINTVPLGQAEAARSLGMGFGQTLGLVVLPQAARSVLAPMGSVFIALPRNSAVAGAFNVFELFGVQKTLTEKGYAIFAIFFWVALAYLVISFSVGAVFSALERRTAVAR; from the coding sequence ATGGGCATACCGTTCGAGGACGGCAACTTCTCGCTGTTCGCCCGCGGGTTCCTGGGGACGCTCGAACTGAGCGCGCTCAGCGCCCTGTTCGCCCTGCTGCTGGGCTTCGTGCTGGCGGCCTTCCGCGTCTCGCCGGTCCCGGTGCTGCGGGCCTTCGGCACCGCCTGGGTGACGATCTTCCGCAACACCCCGCTGACCCTGATGTTCTTCGCGGTGACCTTCGTGCTGCCGCGGCTGGACGTGCACATCAGCAGCTTCACCGCGGCGGTGGCCGCGCTCAGCATCTACACCGGCAGCTTCGTCTGCGAGGTGCTGCGCGCGGGCATCAACACCGTGCCGCTGGGCCAGGCCGAGGCCGCCCGCTCGCTGGGCATGGGCTTCGGCCAGACGCTGGGCCTGGTGGTGCTGCCGCAGGCCGCCCGGTCGGTGCTCGCGCCGATGGGCTCGGTGTTCATCGCGCTGCCCCGCAACTCGGCCGTCGCCGGCGCGTTCAACGTGTTCGAGCTGTTCGGCGTCCAGAAGACCCTGACCGAGAAGGGCTACGCCATCTTCGCCATCTTCTTCTGGGTCGCCCTGGCCTACCTGGTGATCAGCTTCTCGGTCGGCGCGGTCTTCTCCGCCCTGGAGCGGCGCACGGCGGTGGCCCGATGA
- a CDS encoding HAMP domain-containing sensor histidine kinase has product MRNRLLGILIALMACVLAALGVPLAYLIAASEQSKVVVDRIDDAARFAQDLPTQGRPSASAVKGDPQPGPGDNGRLHALTSEAERYHELYGVRIGVFQRDGSAVAAAPEGWRPPAAGPGRQAYQEALAGRRSHNPPQVWPWTPDRTLAVALPVVRDGDVVAVVLTESPTGGLRSRILHRWMVLAGGEALAMIVAILLAVRLTGWVLRPVRTLDRATHDIATGRLGARVAPSGGPPELRRLARSFNDMADHVVLAIDQQRAFVADASHQLRNPLAALLLRVELIGLELPEGHEEEIAAVREEGARLARVLDDLLGLATAEGSRPEPEPVDLAELVRTRVDAWQPMAERGGVLLHWEGPPMAHAWADPIGFGSALDAVLDNALKFTPAGSTVRVGLLIGKAEVTATVTDAGPGLTEEELARVGDRFWRSSRHQNIDGSGLGLSIARTLLLAGGGALEFAPAEPNGLTVRLVVPRRRG; this is encoded by the coding sequence GTGCGCAACCGCCTGCTCGGCATCCTGATCGCCCTGATGGCCTGCGTGCTGGCCGCCCTCGGGGTGCCCCTGGCCTACCTGATCGCCGCCTCCGAGCAGTCCAAGGTGGTCGTCGACCGGATCGACGACGCCGCCCGCTTCGCCCAGGACCTGCCCACCCAGGGCCGCCCCAGCGCCAGCGCGGTCAAGGGCGACCCGCAGCCCGGCCCCGGCGACAACGGCCGGCTGCACGCCCTCACCAGCGAGGCCGAGCGCTACCACGAGCTGTACGGCGTCCGGATCGGCGTCTTCCAGCGCGACGGCAGCGCGGTCGCCGCCGCCCCCGAGGGCTGGCGGCCGCCCGCCGCCGGCCCCGGCCGGCAGGCCTACCAGGAGGCCCTGGCCGGTCGCCGCAGCCACAACCCGCCGCAGGTCTGGCCGTGGACGCCCGACCGCACCCTCGCCGTCGCCCTGCCGGTGGTCCGCGACGGCGACGTGGTCGCCGTGGTGCTCACCGAGTCGCCCACCGGCGGCCTGCGCTCGCGCATCCTGCACCGCTGGATGGTGCTGGCCGGCGGCGAGGCGCTCGCCATGATCGTCGCCATCCTGCTCGCCGTCCGGCTCACCGGCTGGGTGCTGCGCCCGGTCCGCACCCTGGACCGGGCCACCCACGACATCGCCACCGGACGGCTCGGCGCCCGGGTCGCCCCCAGCGGCGGACCGCCCGAACTGCGGCGGCTGGCCCGCTCGTTCAACGACATGGCGGACCACGTGGTGCTCGCCATCGACCAGCAGCGGGCGTTCGTCGCCGACGCCTCCCACCAGCTGCGCAACCCGCTCGCCGCGCTGCTGCTGCGGGTCGAGCTGATCGGCCTGGAGCTGCCCGAGGGCCACGAGGAGGAGATCGCCGCCGTCCGCGAGGAGGGCGCCCGGCTGGCCCGGGTGCTGGACGACCTGCTCGGCCTGGCCACCGCCGAGGGCTCCCGGCCCGAGCCCGAACCGGTCGACCTGGCCGAACTCGTCCGCACCCGGGTCGACGCCTGGCAGCCGATGGCCGAGCGGGGCGGCGTCCTGCTGCACTGGGAGGGGCCGCCGATGGCGCACGCCTGGGCCGATCCGATCGGCTTCGGCAGCGCGCTGGACGCCGTGCTGGACAACGCGCTGAAGTTCACCCCGGCCGGCAGCACCGTCCGGGTCGGCCTGCTGATCGGCAAGGCCGAGGTCACCGCCACCGTCACCGACGCCGGCCCCGGCCTCACCGAGGAGGAGCTGGCCCGGGTCGGCGACCGGTTCTGGCGCTCCTCCCGGCACCAGAACATCGACGGCTCGGGCCTGGGCCTGTCCATCGCCCGCACCCTGCTGCTGGCCGGCGGCGGCGCACTGGAGTTCGCGCCCGCCGAGCCGAACGGGCTCACCGTCCGGCTGGTGGTGCCCCGGCGCCGCGGCTGA
- a CDS encoding glutamate ABC transporter substrate-binding protein codes for MKARRTVAAALSVLALTAVAACGKDGSPSSDSAKSGSAAPQLPTYQVNADAKLDGSPVWTEAKKNGKLRIGAKSDQPFLGFEDVQTGKRNGFDIEIAKMVAADLGFSADQIEFTTINSSARETSLSGGQVDYYVGTYSINDKRKAQIDFAGPYYIAGQSLLVTKDNTDITDKTTIKGKSVCTVTGSTSVDNIKSFEPKITTFDSYSLCVEKLLTKEVDAVTTDDAILKGYAAKNQGKLKVVGEPFSKERYGIGLKKGDAVLQKAINDALKKHEENGDWKKAYDATLGLSGSDAPAIPDLDPTTAA; via the coding sequence ATGAAGGCCCGTCGTACCGTAGCCGCCGCCCTGTCCGTGCTCGCCCTGACGGCGGTCGCCGCCTGCGGCAAGGACGGATCGCCCAGCTCGGACAGCGCCAAGAGCGGCTCGGCCGCCCCGCAGCTGCCGACCTACCAGGTGAACGCCGACGCCAAGCTGGACGGCTCGCCGGTGTGGACCGAAGCCAAGAAGAACGGCAAGCTGCGCATCGGCGCCAAGTCCGACCAGCCGTTCCTCGGCTTCGAGGACGTGCAGACCGGCAAGCGCAACGGCTTCGACATCGAGATCGCCAAGATGGTCGCCGCCGACCTCGGCTTCTCGGCCGACCAGATCGAGTTCACCACGATCAACTCCAGCGCCCGCGAGACCTCGCTGTCCGGCGGCCAGGTCGACTACTACGTCGGCACCTACTCGATCAACGACAAGCGCAAGGCCCAGATCGACTTCGCCGGCCCGTACTACATCGCCGGCCAGTCGCTGCTGGTGACCAAGGACAACACCGACATCACCGACAAGACCACCATCAAGGGCAAGTCGGTCTGCACCGTCACCGGTTCCACCTCGGTCGACAACATCAAGAGCTTCGAGCCCAAGATCACCACCTTCGACAGCTACTCGCTCTGCGTGGAGAAGCTGCTCACCAAGGAGGTCGACGCGGTCACCACCGACGACGCGATCCTCAAGGGCTACGCCGCGAAGAACCAGGGCAAGCTCAAGGTCGTCGGCGAGCCGTTCTCCAAGGAGCGCTACGGCATCGGCCTGAAGAAGGGCGACGCGGTGCTGCAGAAGGCGATCAACGACGCCCTCAAGAAGCACGAGGAGAACGGCGACTGGAAGAAGGCGTACGACGCCACCCTGGGCCTGTCCGGCTCCGACGCGCCGGCGATCCCCGACCTGGACCCGACCACCGCCGCCTGA
- a CDS encoding amino acid ABC transporter ATP-binding protein: MVSMRGVNKHFGALHVLQDIDLEIAQGEVVVLIGPSGSGKSTLCRTINRLETIDSGTIEVDGRPLPAEGRELARLRAQVGMVFQSFNLFAHKTVLQNVVLAQVKVGRVPKDEAERTARELLDRVGVGAQADKFPAQLSGGQQQRVAIARALAMDPKVMLFDEPTSALDPEMVNEVLEVMRSLAARGMTMVVVTHEMGFARSAANRVLFMADGRIVEQNTPEAFFTAPRSDRAKDFLSKILHH, encoded by the coding sequence CTGGTGTCCATGCGCGGGGTGAACAAGCACTTCGGCGCGCTGCACGTGCTGCAGGACATCGACCTGGAGATCGCGCAGGGCGAGGTCGTGGTGCTGATCGGCCCGTCCGGCTCCGGCAAGTCCACGCTGTGCCGCACCATCAACCGGCTGGAGACCATCGACTCCGGCACGATCGAGGTGGACGGCCGCCCGCTGCCCGCCGAGGGCCGCGAGCTGGCCCGGCTGCGCGCCCAGGTCGGCATGGTGTTCCAGTCCTTCAACCTGTTCGCGCACAAGACGGTGCTGCAGAACGTGGTGCTGGCCCAGGTGAAGGTCGGCCGGGTGCCGAAGGACGAGGCCGAGCGGACCGCCCGCGAGCTGCTGGACCGGGTCGGCGTCGGCGCGCAGGCCGACAAGTTCCCCGCCCAGCTGTCCGGCGGCCAGCAGCAGCGGGTGGCGATCGCCCGCGCGCTGGCGATGGACCCCAAGGTGATGCTGTTCGACGAACCCACCTCGGCCCTCGACCCGGAGATGGTCAACGAGGTGCTGGAGGTGATGCGTTCGCTCGCCGCCAGGGGGATGACCATGGTCGTGGTGACCCACGAGATGGGCTTCGCCCGCTCGGCCGCCAACCGCGTCCTGTTCATGGCGGACGGCCGGATCGTCGAGCAGAACACCCCCGAGGCGTTCTTCACCGCGCCGCGCAGCGACCGCGCGAAGGACTTCCTCTCGAAGATCCTGCACCACTGA
- a CDS encoding amino acid ABC transporter permease has translation MSARTASVLYDVPGPRARRRYLLAGVLGALGIAGLLWWVVATLADQGQFDGALWESFEYNTVQQRILDGVLATLKAFGLAAVGSLVLGVLLAAGRLSDHRPVRAVSTAVVQFFRAMPLVIMIFALYQAVFTSEPMWGLVLGLVLYNGAVQAEIIRSGINAVPRGQGEAAYALGLRKTQVMSLVLVPQSVRAMLPAIIGQLVVTLKDTSLGYIITYPELLFVGKWIASNSDGYPYIPVVLVITPIYIAMCLALSGLARWIESRGRRGANRRGTSAA, from the coding sequence ATGAGCGCCCGCACCGCCTCCGTCCTGTACGACGTCCCGGGCCCGCGGGCCCGGCGGCGGTACCTGCTGGCCGGCGTGCTCGGCGCGCTGGGCATCGCCGGGCTGCTCTGGTGGGTCGTGGCCACGCTGGCCGACCAGGGCCAGTTCGACGGCGCGCTGTGGGAGTCCTTCGAGTACAACACCGTCCAGCAGCGCATCCTCGACGGCGTGCTGGCCACCCTGAAGGCCTTCGGCCTGGCCGCGGTCGGCTCGTTGGTGCTCGGCGTCCTGCTCGCCGCCGGCCGGCTCTCCGACCACCGGCCGGTGCGCGCGGTGTCCACCGCGGTGGTCCAGTTCTTCCGGGCCATGCCGCTGGTGATCATGATCTTCGCGCTGTACCAGGCGGTGTTCACCTCCGAACCGATGTGGGGCCTGGTCCTCGGCCTGGTGCTGTACAACGGCGCCGTGCAGGCCGAGATCATCCGCTCCGGCATCAACGCCGTCCCGCGCGGCCAGGGCGAGGCCGCGTACGCGCTGGGCCTGCGCAAGACCCAGGTGATGAGCCTGGTGCTCGTCCCGCAGTCGGTCCGGGCGATGCTGCCCGCGATCATCGGCCAGTTGGTCGTCACGCTCAAGGACACCTCGCTCGGCTACATCATCACGTACCCGGAGCTGCTGTTCGTCGGCAAGTGGATCGCCTCCAACTCCGACGGCTACCCGTACATCCCGGTCGTCCTGGTGATCACCCCGATCTACATCGCGATGTGCCTCGCGCTCAGCGGCCTGGCCCGCTGGATCGAGTCCCGCGGCCGCCGCGGCGCGAACCGGCGCGGCACATCCGCTGCTTGA